The sequence GTTGCTCATGAGCGAGACCTGCGGTGCGCATACCTTCCCCAGCATCGAAGTCAAAGAACCGAATGCCCAGATGGAGCATGAGGCCACCACGTCCAAAATCAGCGAGGACCAGCTTTTTTACTGCCGGCAGCGCGGCATCTCCGCCGAGGAAGCGGTCGGGATGATTGTCAACGGTTTCTGCCGGCAGGTCTTCCAGGAACTGCCGATGGAGTTCGCGGTGGAAGCCCGGAAGCTGCTCACGATGAGCCTCGAAGGAACTGTCGGGTAGCGCCAAGCCGTCATTGCGAGGAGGTCGCCAGACGTCTAGCGACCGACGTGGCAATCTTGCAGTGACCAGCGTCTACAACAGATTGCCACGCGCGGAATTCTAGTGGATCAGCGGATTCCGCGCTCGCAATGACAGCACGGAGGAGTTTGAAATGCTTGAAATTAAGAATCTTCATGCCGGTGTCGGAGAAAAACCTATTTTGAGGGGGATTAACCTGACCGTCAAAAAAGGCGAAGTTCACGCCATCATGGGCCCGAACGGCTCCGGCAAAAGCACGCTGGCTAATGTGCTTGCCGGGCGGGACGGTTACGTTTTGACGGAGGGCTCGGTCTCCTACGAGGGGAAAAGCCTGCTGGCGATGCTCCCCGAGCAACGGGCCGCGGAAGGCCTTTTCCTGGCTTTTCAGTACCCCGTCGAGATCCCGGGCGTGACCAACAACTACTTTTTAAAGACGGCGCTCAATGCCATTCGGAAAGTCCGGGGTGAACAAGAGCTGGATGCGATGGATTTTCTGAAACTGATCAAAGAGAAGGCGAAGTTGGTCGAAATG comes from Elusimicrobiota bacterium and encodes:
- the sufC gene encoding Fe-S cluster assembly ATPase SufC produces the protein MLEIKNLHAGVGEKPILRGINLTVKKGEVHAIMGPNGSGKSTLANVLAGRDGYVLTEGSVSYEGKSLLAMLPEQRAAEGLFLAFQYPVEIPGVTNNYFLKTALNAIRKVRGEQELDAMDFLKLIKEKAKLVEMDSALLSRFVNDGFSGGEKKRNEILQMAVLEPRLAILDETDSGLDIDALQIVASGINALRSPERSMIVVTHYQRLLNYITPDYVHVLAGGRILKSGGKELALELEKKGYGWIEDTTPGAATAR